Proteins encoded by one window of Paenibacillus sp. DCT19:
- a CDS encoding helix-turn-helix domain-containing protein — translation MDIEQRNQAGTARAVQYVLQSIRFNVAGEQAEVNDWDDRDRNDKEDYELIILTSGSGQGKCYLQRPGRSLSVDQEIMSCSHYRVCFATNGSTIASSLMPDKYELVCSPFAKMIELLDELYGLREASEELELFQRFVRFQELLLFLFRQNAPASEDDGMDIERQGIELSIEHIHQYYRELLTVEELASLAGVDRWKYTRLFKEATGQVPLQYLNEVRINQAKKWLASADDKLLDIALNAGFNNEYYFNRRFKQTVGISPGQYRRSRKGQLRVVAPYLEDFIVALDIQPIAQYWHAKWGKQDYLGLNHIPTFDENGGNFDALSSYNPDLILLMDRYEQQQYSQCRRISNTCILREQTNNWRTLLRTVADYFGRTELADDAIAKYDSKARIASHSLSQMMKSETVTFLRISADHIIQYTEEGQGFVSTVLYGDVGLRSHAAVGVASKANRAGMFNLSLDDLHRLKADHLFITFDKWHSQAEGQERDLLKQPEWLDLPAVRNNRVYEVDFLTWMNNGIISNGKKIDDILRSLA, via the coding sequence ATGGATATTGAACAGCGCAATCAAGCTGGGACGGCGCGAGCAGTCCAATACGTGCTGCAATCGATTCGCTTCAATGTTGCGGGTGAGCAAGCAGAAGTGAATGATTGGGACGACAGGGATCGAAACGATAAGGAAGACTATGAACTGATTATTTTAACGAGCGGATCGGGACAGGGGAAATGCTATTTACAGAGGCCGGGAAGATCTTTATCGGTTGATCAGGAAATTATGAGCTGCAGTCATTACCGAGTGTGCTTCGCAACAAACGGTAGTACGATAGCTTCGAGCTTGATGCCGGATAAATATGAGCTCGTCTGTTCACCTTTTGCTAAAATGATAGAACTGCTTGATGAGTTATATGGACTCCGCGAGGCGAGCGAGGAACTCGAGTTGTTTCAACGATTTGTAAGGTTTCAAGAGCTGCTGCTCTTTCTGTTCCGTCAAAATGCACCTGCATCCGAAGATGATGGAATGGATATCGAACGACAAGGGATAGAGCTTAGTATAGAGCATATTCATCAGTATTACCGTGAACTTCTCACTGTAGAGGAACTGGCATCTCTCGCAGGCGTTGATCGCTGGAAATATACCCGTCTGTTCAAAGAGGCTACGGGTCAAGTACCTCTCCAGTACTTAAATGAAGTGCGCATTAATCAAGCCAAGAAGTGGCTCGCAAGTGCCGATGACAAGCTGCTCGATATTGCGCTGAATGCAGGGTTTAACAATGAATATTATTTCAATCGTCGCTTCAAGCAGACGGTAGGCATATCACCCGGACAATATCGTCGAAGCCGTAAGGGACAGCTTAGAGTAGTCGCGCCGTATTTGGAGGATTTTATCGTTGCTCTGGATATACAGCCTATCGCCCAGTATTGGCATGCGAAATGGGGCAAACAAGACTATCTAGGTTTAAACCATATTCCAACATTTGACGAGAATGGCGGTAACTTTGACGCGCTTTCTAGTTATAATCCGGATCTGATATTGCTTATGGATCGGTATGAGCAACAGCAATATTCGCAGTGCCGACGCATATCCAATACGTGCATTCTACGTGAGCAGACTAATAATTGGCGGACACTGCTGCGTACCGTCGCTGATTATTTTGGTCGAACGGAGCTAGCCGATGATGCGATTGCCAAGTATGATTCCAAGGCACGGATTGCTAGCCACTCCCTCAGTCAGATGATGAAAAGTGAGACGGTCACTTTTTTGCGTATTTCGGCTGACCACATCATCCAATATACCGAAGAAGGGCAAGGGTTTGTTTCAACTGTTCTCTATGGCGATGTTGGATTGCGCTCCCACGCTGCAGTAGGCGTTGCCTCAAAAGCCAATAGAGCGGGAATGTTCAATCTCTCTCTAGATGACTTACATAGGTTAAAAGCGGATCATCTATTCATTACTTTTGATAAGTGGCATAGCCAAGCAGAAGGACAAGAGAGGGATCTGCTCAAGCAGCCTGAGTGGCTTGATCTGCCAGCTGTACGAAACAACCGCGTTTATGAGGTGGATTTTCTGACCTGGATGAACAACGGAATTATTTCTAATGGTAAAAAAATCGATGATATCCTGCGATCATTAGCTTAA
- a CDS encoding glycoside hydrolase family 5 protein, translating to MVKWKKCTIFTVIAALMLVVMGSAAPQASAASGFYVSGGKLYDSTGKPFYMRGINHGHSWFKNDLNTAIPAIAKTGANTVRIVLSNGTQYTKDDLNSVKNIINVVNANKMIAVLEVHDATGKDDYNSLDAAVNYWISIKEALIGKEDRVIVNIANEWYGTWNGSAWADGYKKAIPKLRNAGIKNTLIVDAAGWGQYPQSIVDYGQSVFAADTQKNTVFSIHMYEYAGKDAATVKANMENVLNKGLALIIGEFGGYHTNGDVDEYAIMKYGQEKGVGWLAWSWYGNGSGLQYLDMATGPNGSLTSFGNTVVNDTYGIKNTSVKAGIF from the coding sequence ATGGTTAAGTGGAAAAAGTGTACAATCTTCACGGTAATTGCTGCACTCATGTTAGTAGTGATGGGAAGTGCAGCACCTCAAGCATCAGCAGCCAGTGGATTTTATGTAAGTGGCGGAAAGCTGTATGATTCTACAGGTAAGCCATTTTACATGCGTGGTATTAACCATGGACATTCTTGGTTCAAGAATGATCTGAACACAGCCATTCCTGCCATTGCAAAAACGGGTGCGAATACGGTTCGGATTGTTTTATCCAACGGTACCCAGTATACAAAGGACGATTTAAACTCTGTTAAAAATATTATTAATGTCGTGAATGCTAACAAAATGATTGCTGTTCTTGAAGTGCATGATGCCACAGGTAAGGACGATTACAATTCATTAGATGCTGCGGTAAACTACTGGATTAGCATCAAGGAAGCGCTGATTGGCAAAGAAGATCGTGTCATTGTGAACATTGCCAATGAATGGTATGGCACATGGAATGGAAGTGCTTGGGCAGATGGCTACAAGAAAGCTATTCCGAAATTGAGAAATGCGGGAATTAAAAATACATTGATTGTTGACGCAGCTGGCTGGGGACAATACCCACAATCCATTGTAGATTATGGACAAAGCGTATTTGCGGCTGACACTCAGAAAAACACGGTTTTCTCCATTCATATGTACGAGTATGCAGGCAAAGATGCTGCTACGGTAAAAGCTAACATGGAAAATGTTTTGAATAAAGGGCTGGCATTAATTATTGGTGAGTTTGGTGGATACCACACCAATGGGGATGTAGATGAATATGCGATTATGAAATATGGTCAGGAGAAAGGGGTAGGCTGGCTCGCATGGTCTTGGTATGGCAACGGCTCAGGACTGCAGTATCTAGACATGGCCACAGGACCTAACGGAAGCTTGACCAGTTTCGGTAACACCGTCGTAAATGACACATATGGAATCAAAAACACTTCGGTAAAAGCAGGTATCTTTTAA
- a CDS encoding radical SAM protein, translating into MKTTEILAKQILTEAKGYLNVGFTHSLNPYSGCAFSCQYCYVREMPIQRFKDIPWGEWVDVKINAAENYAKEWKKLRSKNKPIHLFMSSATDPYQPIERKAQVTRGVLEAMLDYPPDHLQIQTRSPLVTRDIDLIKDLTQRSNVIVSMTVETDRENVKQIFAPYAPGIGLRMKALQEMHQAGIPTQASISPVLPFTPDFPKKLLGIVDHIWIDTLNIGDGASGRRSKSLGMPELFKEHDLEKWYRPNIHRSVEKYFKTFFPEEMVRVSKEEAFLG; encoded by the coding sequence GTGAAAACCACGGAAATCTTAGCTAAACAGATATTGACGGAAGCCAAAGGCTACTTAAACGTGGGATTCACGCATTCACTTAATCCATATAGTGGTTGTGCTTTCTCATGTCAATATTGTTACGTTCGGGAAATGCCGATTCAGAGGTTTAAGGATATTCCTTGGGGAGAATGGGTAGATGTTAAAATAAACGCCGCTGAAAACTATGCAAAAGAATGGAAAAAGCTTCGTTCCAAGAACAAACCAATCCATTTATTTATGTCTTCAGCGACAGATCCTTATCAACCAATTGAACGCAAAGCCCAGGTCACACGCGGTGTACTGGAAGCTATGTTGGATTATCCCCCGGATCATCTTCAGATCCAAACGCGCAGTCCCTTGGTTACGCGTGATATTGATCTGATTAAGGATCTAACTCAGCGAAGTAATGTGATCGTTTCGATGACCGTGGAGACTGATCGAGAGAATGTAAAACAAATATTTGCGCCTTATGCACCCGGAATTGGATTACGAATGAAGGCTCTACAGGAGATGCATCAGGCAGGGATACCTACGCAAGCTTCGATTTCGCCCGTGTTACCGTTCACTCCAGATTTCCCTAAGAAGCTGCTAGGTATCGTGGATCATATCTGGATTGATACGTTGAACATTGGCGATGGTGCAAGCGGTAGACGATCCAAGTCGCTTGGCATGCCTGAACTTTTTAAGGAACATGATCTGGAGAAATGGTATCGTCCCAACATACACCGGAGTGTGGAAAAGTATTTCAAAACATTTTTCCCTGAAGAGATGGTTCGTGTTTCCAAGGAAGAAGCCTTCTTAGGCTAA
- a CDS encoding ABC transporter substrate-binding protein codes for MGKWGVMKAGWMSLIAAAMITVTGCGSAGEQAVAPVTTDQPVQTTGASSETTSQAETRVVNDGFGEVEIPTHPKRISALYREDYLVALGVTPIVQYYNPMWGKQDYLKLDVPLFDVTGNIEALLVSEPDLIIAAGEVDAAQYELYSKVAPTFRIPDDVLPDSRKTLTLIAELLGLSDKAEEVLADYDARIVDVKAKLNAAIGDEKVVVLRMNVVDKSINIFGIHNTFVGQLLYEDLGLKAPGFAEAMTEGNIVLSKEVVPELDADHIIILPSNGTWEEESNTKALEEMKTDPLWKNVPAFKNGHVYPVERSYWQTGAITANGLKMDELLRLLTSQK; via the coding sequence ATGGGAAAATGGGGAGTTATGAAAGCAGGATGGATGTCGCTTATAGCGGCAGCAATGATTACGGTGACGGGTTGCGGCTCGGCGGGCGAGCAAGCTGTGGCTCCAGTGACAACTGATCAGCCGGTACAAACAACGGGAGCGTCAAGTGAGACAACGTCTCAGGCGGAAACACGTGTCGTAAACGATGGCTTCGGGGAAGTAGAGATTCCAACCCATCCGAAGCGAATCTCAGCGCTGTATCGTGAAGATTACTTGGTTGCGCTTGGAGTAACGCCTATTGTTCAATATTACAACCCAATGTGGGGCAAGCAGGATTATTTGAAGCTGGACGTACCATTGTTCGATGTGACTGGTAACATCGAAGCTTTGCTTGTATCCGAGCCTGACTTAATCATCGCTGCTGGAGAGGTTGATGCAGCACAGTATGAGTTGTATTCCAAGGTTGCGCCGACGTTCCGCATACCAGACGACGTACTTCCAGATTCACGCAAAACATTGACCTTAATCGCGGAATTGCTTGGTCTGAGTGACAAGGCGGAGGAAGTTCTTGCCGATTACGACGCACGAATTGTTGATGTGAAGGCGAAACTGAACGCAGCGATCGGCGATGAAAAGGTTGTCGTTTTACGAATGAACGTGGTAGACAAATCCATTAATATTTTCGGTATTCATAACACGTTTGTTGGACAACTCTTGTATGAGGATTTAGGGCTGAAGGCACCAGGTTTCGCTGAGGCAATGACGGAGGGCAATATCGTGCTGTCGAAGGAGGTCGTTCCAGAGCTTGACGCAGATCATATTATTATCCTGCCATCCAACGGAACATGGGAGGAAGAGAGCAACACAAAAGCGCTTGAGGAAATGAAGACAGATCCATTGTGGAAGAATGTTCCTGCATTTAAGAATGGCCATGTATATCCAGTAGAGAGATCGTATTGGCAGACGGGGGCTATTACAGCGAATGGTTTGAAGATGGATGAATTACTTCGCTTGCTGACTTCTCAGAAGTAA
- a CDS encoding macro domain-containing protein yields MNAANEYMLGCFQPLHACIDNAIHSAAGPLLREDCNVIMSIQNETEATGGAKITRAYHLPATYVLHTVGPIVPHGTQLTKHQQEELASCYMSCLELAHEVDDIRTVAFCSISTGVFGFPKVEASNIAVRTVQQWLDAHPDHHFEQIIFNVFSQEDYEQYMRVFQAMTRG; encoded by the coding sequence GTGAATGCAGCGAATGAATATATGCTGGGCTGCTTTCAACCGTTACATGCTTGTATCGATAATGCTATTCATTCCGCCGCAGGGCCACTGCTACGAGAAGACTGCAATGTAATCATGTCTATTCAGAATGAGACTGAAGCGACGGGAGGAGCCAAAATTACACGTGCGTATCATTTGCCTGCGACGTATGTTCTACATACAGTGGGTCCTATTGTTCCGCACGGAACACAACTGACTAAACATCAACAGGAGGAGCTTGCTTCCTGTTATATGTCCTGTCTGGAGCTTGCGCATGAAGTAGATGATATTAGAACAGTAGCGTTTTGCTCCATTTCTACAGGTGTATTTGGATTTCCTAAGGTGGAAGCTTCGAATATAGCTGTTAGAACTGTACAGCAGTGGTTAGATGCTCATCCTGATCATCACTTTGAACAGATTATTTTTAACGTGTTTAGTCAGGAAGATTATGAACAGTACATGCGGGTTTTTCAAGCCATGACAAGGGGGTAA
- a CDS encoding Sir2 silent information regulator family NAD-dependent deacetylase, with the protein MNANYQQRIDQAKTAIQEADYILLGGGAGLSAAAGITFTGKRFTDYFGDFIEKYGFTDLYSSGFYPFETQEDKWAYWARHIQLNRYDTGTTQLYLDLYDLVKEKQHFVISTNVESQFEKAGFASDAVFEIQGNYGYLQCEKGCHDTLYDNEELVKKMVAQTVDCKIPTSLVPNCPVCGGAMDVNLRINEYFVQDEQWQMSERLYRSFLQTSENLNVVYMELGVGFNTPGIIRYPFERMTYHNERATLIRLNRDEPAGIAENQHKTIAFTEDMSQVFRDIERGNT; encoded by the coding sequence ATGAATGCGAATTATCAACAACGGATAGACCAGGCTAAAACTGCTATTCAAGAGGCGGATTATATTTTGCTAGGAGGAGGAGCGGGGTTATCGGCTGCTGCAGGTATCACTTTTACTGGGAAGCGGTTTACAGATTACTTCGGTGATTTTATTGAAAAATATGGATTCACGGATCTGTATAGCTCAGGCTTTTATCCTTTTGAGACACAGGAAGACAAGTGGGCTTATTGGGCGAGACATATCCAATTGAATCGATACGACACAGGCACAACGCAACTCTATCTGGATTTGTATGATTTGGTGAAGGAGAAGCAGCATTTTGTAATTTCGACCAACGTGGAGAGCCAATTCGAGAAAGCAGGGTTTGCTTCCGATGCCGTATTTGAGATTCAAGGAAACTATGGTTATCTGCAATGTGAGAAAGGATGCCATGATACACTGTATGATAATGAAGAGCTTGTGAAGAAAATGGTAGCGCAGACGGTCGATTGCAAAATACCAACATCTCTTGTTCCCAACTGTCCTGTCTGTGGGGGAGCTATGGATGTAAACCTGCGGATTAACGAATACTTTGTTCAGGATGAGCAATGGCAAATGTCCGAGAGATTGTATCGTAGCTTTTTGCAAACTTCTGAGAACTTGAACGTAGTCTACATGGAACTTGGTGTTGGATTCAATACACCTGGCATTATCCGCTATCCGTTTGAACGAATGACGTACCATAATGAGCGTGCCACACTAATTCGTCTTAACAGAGATGAGCCAGCAGGTATTGCAGAGAATCAACATAAAACCATTGCTTTTACAGAGGATATGAGTCAGGTATTCCGAGATATAGAAAGAGGGAATACCTAG
- a CDS encoding MarR family winged helix-turn-helix transcriptional regulator → MNENVILSLVGRIHRHGNRFIESELRKRSINDIAPSHGDILFRLYQQDNLTMQELSKLIDRDKSTVTVLVDKLVKRGYIHKEKDLKDTRIYRLSLTAKGHDLREEFEEISHHLIDKIYEKFSLDEKKTVMSLLQKIEF, encoded by the coding sequence ATGAATGAAAATGTTATTCTGTCGCTGGTTGGTCGTATACATCGTCATGGCAATCGTTTTATTGAAAGTGAATTAAGGAAAAGGAGTATTAATGATATTGCACCGTCTCATGGGGATATTCTGTTTCGTTTGTATCAGCAGGATAATCTTACGATGCAAGAGCTGTCCAAGCTGATTGATCGCGACAAGTCAACTGTAACGGTTCTGGTCGATAAACTTGTGAAAAGAGGGTACATTCACAAAGAGAAGGATCTGAAGGATACGCGGATCTATCGTTTATCTCTCACAGCGAAAGGGCATGATCTGCGGGAAGAGTTTGAGGAGATATCCCATCATCTTATTGACAAGATCTATGAGAAGTTCTCTTTAGATGAAAAGAAAACGGTAATGAGTTTACTTCAGAAGATCGAATTTTAA
- a CDS encoding DUF5107 domain-containing protein: MNTNDSSSAVSNQVRVWEEKVEIPTYGTGKPDKNPMFLEKRVYQGSSGRVYPLPVIDKILDEKVSQTYSMAVLENEYVRIEIMPEIGGRIYRALDKTNNYDFVYYNRVIKPALVGLAGPWISGGIEFNWPQHHRPNTFGAVQHTVTENQDGSATVWVSEIDRMYGTKVTTGFTLHPGKAYIEITAQMYNRTSEPQTFLWWANPAVAVNDHTQTVFPPDVTAVFDHGKRDVSKFPIATGTYYKMDYSEGVDISRYKNIPVPTSYMAYKSDYNFVGGYDHSVQAGLLHVANHHVSPGKKQWTWGNGEFGQAWDRSLTDEDGPYIELMTGVFTDNQPDFTWLQPYEEKSFTQYFMPYKNIGVVKNASIDAAVNLEVDEALRVATVMAYATSVFEGATVELKGHKRTYVTDSVTLSPTSTYKSVITLDEGDQPHDLTLTVRDSEKNLLISYRPAKPSIEQIPDAAKPLPLPEELKSTEQLYLAGLHLEQYRHATFEPEDYYQEGLRRDRTDIRLNVAYGTLLLRRGELEKAETHFRTAIQSLTWRNPNPYDSEAYYQLGLTLRLQERNEEAFKAFYKAVWSSAYQDSGYYALSQIASERGAYLEALDLVERSLVRNARNYKSRLVKTALLRKLGRHEEAIAFAEETLTMDIADFGARYEKFMNLEAKAKREEAHVVQTELYQFMRDDAHNFLNLAWDYAGSGFFEEAAHVLEEIRSLQGESTYPMVHYTLAYVYDKLGQSDKAGQERNLGENAAPDYCFPNSLFDLIVLLHTVNQNPSDSKAHYYLANLYYDKKRAEDAIKHWEISISLNITFATAHRNLALAYYNKQSDAEVSLKSLNQAFECNQEDARVFYELDQLYKKIGVSAQERLTKLQKHMHLVEHRDDLYLEYITLLNTLGEHNEALSLLLGRRFHPWEGGEGKTTGQYTLALVELAKQENKRKSYHEAVSLLQRAFHYPENLGEGKLEGAQENNVHYELGLAYQGLGQQEEAIVHWKLASEGLEEPASAMYYNDQPPEMIFYQGLAWDQLNNSKEAKRRFNKLIDYAERHLFDDVKIDYFAVSLPDFLVFEDDLNKRNQTHCLFMLGLGLLGLGKKEEAKKRFNEAIQLEPNHQGARIHLELC, from the coding sequence ATGAATACCAATGATTCATCATCGGCTGTATCTAATCAGGTTCGGGTTTGGGAGGAAAAAGTTGAAATCCCTACCTACGGAACGGGTAAACCTGACAAGAATCCCATGTTCCTGGAGAAGCGAGTATACCAGGGGAGCTCTGGACGAGTATATCCACTTCCGGTTATTGATAAGATCCTGGATGAAAAAGTATCTCAAACCTATTCAATGGCTGTTCTCGAAAATGAATATGTTCGAATCGAAATCATGCCGGAAATTGGCGGTCGAATCTACCGTGCATTAGATAAAACAAACAATTATGATTTCGTTTATTATAACCGTGTCATTAAACCGGCACTTGTTGGACTTGCTGGGCCATGGATTTCAGGAGGCATTGAGTTTAACTGGCCGCAGCATCATCGACCTAATACATTTGGGGCTGTACAGCACACGGTTACGGAGAACCAAGATGGTAGCGCTACCGTGTGGGTTAGTGAGATCGATCGAATGTACGGTACTAAAGTGACGACAGGTTTCACATTGCATCCAGGCAAAGCTTATATCGAAATTACTGCACAGATGTACAATCGTACGTCTGAACCGCAAACGTTCTTATGGTGGGCGAACCCTGCCGTTGCGGTGAATGATCATACACAAACGGTATTTCCTCCAGATGTGACAGCAGTATTTGATCACGGCAAACGAGATGTGTCGAAATTCCCTATTGCTACAGGTACGTATTACAAAATGGATTATTCTGAGGGTGTCGATATCTCTAGATACAAAAATATACCGGTTCCCACTTCATACATGGCGTACAAGTCTGACTATAATTTTGTGGGGGGTTATGACCATAGCGTCCAGGCAGGATTGCTCCATGTAGCCAATCATCATGTTTCTCCAGGTAAGAAGCAATGGACATGGGGGAATGGCGAATTCGGTCAAGCTTGGGATCGAAGCTTAACGGATGAAGATGGACCGTACATTGAGTTGATGACGGGTGTATTCACCGACAACCAACCTGATTTTACATGGCTCCAGCCGTATGAAGAAAAGTCATTTACCCAGTATTTCATGCCTTACAAAAATATCGGAGTTGTTAAGAATGCATCAATCGATGCTGCAGTAAATTTGGAAGTGGATGAAGCGCTGCGAGTTGCGACAGTCATGGCCTATGCAACATCTGTATTTGAAGGCGCAACAGTCGAATTAAAAGGGCATAAGCGTACGTATGTAACGGATAGTGTAACCCTTTCTCCAACGTCGACTTATAAATCGGTGATTACGTTGGATGAAGGAGATCAACCGCATGACTTAACTTTAACGGTGAGGGATTCTGAAAAGAACTTACTCATTAGCTATAGACCAGCCAAGCCATCCATTGAACAGATTCCAGATGCTGCGAAGCCGCTGCCTCTTCCAGAAGAGCTGAAAAGCACAGAACAATTGTATCTTGCTGGACTTCATTTGGAGCAATACCGACATGCTACCTTCGAACCGGAAGACTACTATCAGGAAGGATTAAGAAGAGATCGTACTGACATTCGTCTGAATGTCGCTTACGGTACGCTGTTGCTTCGAAGAGGAGAACTGGAAAAGGCGGAAACCCATTTCCGTACGGCTATCCAATCATTGACCTGGCGCAACCCGAATCCATACGATAGTGAAGCTTACTACCAACTTGGCTTAACGCTTCGACTTCAAGAACGGAATGAAGAAGCCTTCAAAGCATTTTATAAGGCAGTGTGGTCTTCTGCTTATCAGGACAGTGGTTACTATGCATTAAGCCAGATTGCATCCGAGCGGGGAGCATATCTGGAAGCGCTGGATCTGGTAGAACGTTCACTGGTTCGTAATGCTAGAAACTACAAATCAAGATTGGTGAAAACGGCGCTGCTTCGCAAATTAGGTCGTCACGAAGAGGCCATTGCCTTTGCCGAAGAAACGTTAACGATGGACATCGCCGATTTCGGTGCGAGATACGAAAAATTCATGAATCTTGAAGCAAAAGCTAAACGTGAGGAGGCTCATGTCGTACAAACTGAACTCTACCAGTTCATGCGAGATGATGCACATAACTTCTTGAATCTGGCTTGGGATTATGCAGGAAGTGGCTTTTTCGAGGAAGCAGCTCATGTGTTAGAAGAAATACGTTCGTTACAGGGTGAATCGACATATCCGATGGTTCATTACACATTAGCTTATGTCTATGACAAGTTGGGACAGAGCGATAAAGCAGGGCAAGAACGTAACCTTGGAGAAAACGCTGCACCGGATTATTGTTTCCCGAATAGCCTGTTCGATCTGATTGTATTGTTGCATACCGTTAATCAAAATCCATCAGATAGTAAAGCGCATTATTATCTAGCCAACCTTTATTATGATAAAAAACGAGCTGAAGATGCCATTAAGCATTGGGAAATCTCTATCAGTCTAAACATTACATTCGCAACAGCACACCGCAATCTTGCCTTGGCTTATTACAATAAACAAAGTGATGCAGAAGTTTCATTGAAATCGCTTAACCAGGCTTTTGAATGTAATCAAGAAGATGCCCGCGTTTTTTATGAGCTTGACCAGTTATATAAAAAGATTGGTGTTTCTGCACAAGAACGGTTAACGAAACTTCAGAAACATATGCATCTTGTCGAACATCGTGACGACCTGTATCTCGAATATATTACTTTGCTGAATACTCTAGGCGAACATAATGAAGCCTTGTCATTGTTGTTGGGTCGACGTTTCCATCCTTGGGAAGGGGGAGAAGGGAAAACGACAGGACAATATACACTTGCGCTAGTTGAGCTTGCCAAGCAGGAGAACAAACGTAAATCGTATCACGAGGCTGTTTCGCTTCTACAACGGGCGTTCCATTATCCTGAGAATCTGGGTGAAGGTAAACTGGAAGGCGCGCAAGAAAACAATGTACATTATGAACTGGGTCTTGCTTATCAGGGACTTGGACAACAAGAAGAGGCCATTGTTCATTGGAAACTTGCCTCAGAGGGGTTAGAAGAACCTGCTAGTGCGATGTATTATAATGATCAGCCGCCAGAGATGATATTCTATCAAGGGCTAGCGTGGGATCAACTGAACAATTCAAAAGAAGCAAAGCGTCGTTTCAACAAGCTGATTGATTATGCAGAAAGACATCTGTTCGATGATGTTAAAATTGATTACTTTGCCGTATCGTTACCTGATTTTCTAGTATTCGAAGATGATCTGAACAAGCGTAATCAAACCCACTGCCTGTTCATGCTGGGTCTTGGATTACTGGGTCTTGGTAAAAAAGAAGAGGCCAAAAAACGATTTAATGAAGCGATACAGTTGGAGCCTAACCACCAGGGAGCGAGAATTCACCTGGAATTATGCTGA
- a CDS encoding PTS glucose transporter subunit IIA encodes MFKVYAFVPSGIFAITGVINPAGIDIGFYGYLLEMIVGLLLGFVLTYIWGTNKKSPATNEVVSIPPQNVGHSDLTSSHIIVHSPMSGQLVHLSEVTDEAFSSGAMGKGVAIIPSNGTVVSPVNGVIATVTKSKHAIAILGDQGEEILIHVGMDTVKMKGEGFTLQVKEGDVVNVGDVLMEVDLSLIKEHGFELITPVIVTNSSSYSSITLTDKPKEREIVSGSPMITITP; translated from the coding sequence TTGTTCAAAGTTTACGCGTTTGTTCCATCTGGCATATTTGCTATAACTGGCGTCATTAACCCAGCTGGTATTGATATTGGATTTTATGGATATTTGCTAGAAATGATAGTAGGTCTATTGTTAGGTTTTGTTTTGACGTATATCTGGGGTACCAACAAGAAGTCACCAGCTACGAATGAGGTCGTTTCCATTCCTCCACAGAACGTAGGGCATTCAGATTTAACAAGTTCTCATATCATCGTTCACAGTCCGATGTCTGGTCAGCTCGTTCACTTGTCTGAGGTGACAGATGAGGCATTTTCAAGTGGTGCAATGGGAAAAGGTGTCGCAATCATCCCATCCAACGGAACTGTGGTTTCTCCAGTTAACGGCGTTATCGCTACTGTGACCAAGTCCAAACATGCGATTGCTATTCTTGGAGATCAGGGAGAGGAGATCTTGATCCATGTAGGAATGGATACCGTCAAAATGAAAGGAGAAGGCTTCACTCTTCAAGTGAAGGAGGGTGACGTCGTTAACGTTGGAGATGTGTTGATGGAGGTGGACTTATCCTTGATCAAGGAACATGGATTTGAACTGATTACCCCTGTTATTGTAACAAACAGTTCATCCTATTCATCGATTACGTTGACTGACAAACCGAAGGAACGAGAAATAGTTTCAGGTTCACCTATGATTACCATTACACCTTAG